One part of the Musa acuminata AAA Group cultivar baxijiao chromosome BXJ1-5, Cavendish_Baxijiao_AAA, whole genome shotgun sequence genome encodes these proteins:
- the LOC135674001 gene encoding uncharacterized protein LOC135674001 yields the protein MTTPSRRTSGPVLAFRPSISPRAGGGASFASSSSSITGRSRNSFSQQRSAQPPAPPVRFSLDRSISYGCSLKRSPAAPARRTCLCSPSTHPGSFRCSLHKGLDHHNPSHVIAAAAASPSNRLNARRSAMANSLVRIGAVEGEWVKRALAALIRPSSHQQRRRTNFQPRPTRLSRMSKAVQPINLESGS from the coding sequence ATGACAACGCCTTCAAGAAGAACCAGCGGTCCGGTGCTCGCTTTCCGGCCATCGATCTCTCCCCGAGCCGGCGGCGGTGCCTCCTTCGCCTCGTCGTCGTCCAGCATCACCGGCCGCTCCCGTAACTCCTTTTCCCAGCAACGATCCGCCCAACCTCCGGCCCCTCCCGTCCGTTTCTCCCTCGACCGATCCATCTCCTATGGCTGCTCCTTAAAGCGATCCCCAGCCGCTCCCGCCCGCCGCACCTGTCTCTGCTCCCCATCCACCCACCCTGGATCCTTCCGCTGCAGCCTCCACAAGGGCCTCGACCACCATAACCCCAGCCACGTcatcgccgccgctgccgcttcgCCCTCGAACAGGCTTAACGCCCGTAGGTCCGCGATGGCCAACTCACTGGTCCGGATCGGGGCCGTGGAGGGAGAGTGGGTGAAGCGCGCCCTCGCCGCCCTCATCCGCCCCTCCTCCCATCAGCAGCGGAGGCGAACCAACTTCCAACCCCGCCCCACCCGCCTCTCCCGGATGTCCAAGGCCGTCCAACCCATAAATCTCGAATCAGGTTCGTAG
- the LOC135674467 gene encoding protein NUCLEAR FUSION DEFECTIVE 4-like: protein MGEVKAGSRPPWVGLAAAVWVQVAAGTAYTFPLYSPSLKSVLGYSQQQLTMLGVANDIGENFGLVAGFASSRFRPWVVLLAGAACCFLGFGVLWLAVTQTVSGLPFWVLWIALCIGTNSSAWLVTAVLVTNMRNFPLSRGTVSGILKGYVGLSASVFTGLYTGMLRSSSTNLLLFMAIGLPVMCLAMMYFVRPCTPSLAEDSSERCHFLFTQVSSILLGLYLLAFTIVSNHVQLSDGITSVLFGVMVLFLLAPLAIPIKMTFFRTKPKHTSSSSEDKAEPLLASSSTTNNLEKLQEPDDGSDVNMLLAVGEGAVKKKRKPKRGDDFELEEALVKADFWLLFAAFFIGAGSGVTVLNNLAQIGAAAGIDDPTILLCLFSFGNFLGRLGGGAVSEYFVRTRMLPRPFWMTCTQMIMIIAYLLYALGLSSTLNASTAMLGICYGVQTSIMVPTVSELFGLKHFGTFFNFMLLGNPLGAFLFSGLLAGYLYDKEAAEQQPGFLHHSNTSCFGPSCFRLTFFILAGVCSLGTLLTIILTVRIRPVYQMLYAGGSFRQPQTTHH, encoded by the exons ATGGGAGAAGTGAAGGCCGGAAGCCGGCCGCCATGGGTGGGGTTGGCGGCGGCGGTGTGGGTGCAGGTGGCTGCCGGAACTGCCTACACCTTCCCCCTCTACTCGCCGTCCCTCAAATCCGTGCTGGGCTATAGCCAGCAGCAGCTCACTATGCTCGGCGTCGCCAACGACATCGGCGAGAACTTCGGCCTGGTCGCTGGCTTCGCCAGCAGTCGCTTCCGGCCCTGGGTCGTGCTGCTCGCTGGCGCCGCCTGCTGCTTTCTCGGCTTCGGCGTTCTCTGGCTCGCCGTCACCCAGACCGTCTCCGGTTTGCCCTTCTGGGTC CTGTGGATTGCCCTTTGTATTGGTACCAACAGCAGTGCATGGCTGGTCACGGCTGTGCTGGTCACCAACATGCGGAACTTCCCCCTCAGCAGAGGCACAGTCTCCGGCATCCTCAAAGGCTATGTCGGCCTTAGTGCTTCGGTGTTCACTGGGTTGTACACCGGCATGCTTCGCAGCTCATCGACAAACCTGCTGCTGTTCATGGCCATCGGACTGCCTGTTATGTGCCTCGCTATGATGTACTTTGTCCGCCCTTGCACACCATCTCTTGCAGAGGACTCGTCGGAGCGGTGCCATTTCCTGTTCACTCAAGTTTCCAGCATACTTCTTGGTCTCTACCTTCTTGCTTTCACCATTGTCAGCAATCATGTTCAACTGAGTGATGGCATTACCAGTGTTCTCTTCGGTGTCATGGTTCTCTTCCTCCTGGCTCCACTTGCCATCCCAATTAAGATGACTTTTTTCCGGACCAAGCCTAAACACACTAGTAGTTCTTCAGAAGATAAAGCAGAACCTTTGTTGGCTTCATCGTCGACGACAAACAATTTGGAGAAGTTGCAGGAGCCTGATGATGGTTCTGATGTGAACATGCTCCTGGCTGTAGGGGAAGGAGcagtaaagaagaagaggaagcccaAGAGAGGAGATGACTTCGAGTTGGAAGAAGCTTTGGTGAAAGCTGATTTCTGGCTTCTATTTGCGGCCTTCTTCATTGGTGCTGGCTCAGGTGTCACTGTTCTGAATAACTTGGCACAGATTGGGGCTGCAGCTGGAATCGATGATCCTACCATCTTACTCTGCCTCTTCAGCTTTGGCAATTTTCTTGGTCGCCTCGGTGGAGGTGCTGTTTCCGAGTATTTCGTCAG GACGAGAATGCTTCCTCGGCCGTTCTGGATGACATGCACACAAATGATCATGATCATAGCCTACCTTTTATATGCCCTGGGTCTCAGCAGCACTCTCAATGCCTCAACTGCCATGCTCGGCATCTGCTACGGGGTCCAAACTTCCATCATGGTTCCGACCGTGTCTGAGCTCTTCGGGCTGAAGCATTTCGGGACCTTCTTCAACTTCATGCTGCTCGGGAATCCTCTTGGTGCATTCTTGTTCTCAGGTCTTCTTGCAGGGTACTTGTATGACAAAGAAGCAGCAGAGCAGCAACCGGGCTTCCTCCACCATTCAAACACTTCTTGCTTTGGGCCAAGCTGCTTCAGGCTCACATTCTTCATTCTTGCAGGGGTGTGCAGCCTGGGAACCTTGTTGACCATAATATTGACAGTGAGAATAAGACCAGTGTATCAGATGCTGTATGCAGGTGGGTCATTCAGGCAACCCCAAACTACACATCACTGA
- the LOC135674468 gene encoding protein ANTAGONIST OF LIKE HETEROCHROMATIN PROTEIN 1-like isoform X2, translating into MVGGTKRRSAAATTSSSPLPPSPSAAKKRKPQPTPFTSEELMPLLRLLASAISGPLRFLSSADHLLLPSQSLSLDSSIESAAFSLSGLLSLLPPDSFPLDPPPPHSPWFSRFVATFPADDRRWVESFRMSKLSFDGLLQSLSHSLQSDPSAAAAVPPDVKLGAALFRLAHAAPYRAVAWRFGLPSPDAACRAFYEVCKAITDRLVSLFELSSDLRRVVRGFEQLSLPNCCGVLGFARFAVEGPSRGGSVIAQGLVDSEGRFLDVSVGWHGSMLPAQIITRTKLYKAQALVLGLGSPIELNGGSVPQYLLGGSCCPLLPRLLTPFRGVDSSLNSSKAASFNNVHAHGMELVYRSFGKLRARWQLLQTSWKKECADALPYVIVASCLLHNFLVKCGEPMDDEIDTTMGELDFPDFEGKGDEDGERIREMLASHLSLVSSE; encoded by the coding sequence ATGGTCGGCGGCACCAAGCGACGCTCCGCCGCTGCTACCACCTCGTCCTCTCCCCTGCCGCCTTCGCCGTCCGCTGCTAAGAAGCGTAAGCCGCAGCCGACGCCTTTCACGTCCGAGGAGCTCATGCCGCTCTTACGCCTCCTCGCCTCGGCCATCTCCGGCCCCCTACGATTCCTCTCCTCCGccgaccacctcctcctcccctcccaaTCCCTTTCCCTCGACTCCTCCATCGAATCCGCCGCCTTCTCCCTCTCCGgactcctctccctcctccctcccGACTCGTTCCCCCTCGATCCTCCCCCTCCCCACTCCCCTTGGTTTTCCCGCTTCGTCGCTACCTTTCCCGCGGACGATCGCCGCTGGGTCGAGTCATTCCGCATGTCTAAGCTCTCCTTCGACGGCCTTCTCCAATCTCTGTCCCATTCCCTCCAATCCGACCCCTCCGCAGCCGCCGCCGTGCCCCCCGACGTCAAGCTCGGTGCCGCGTTGTTCCGCCTCGCCCACGCGGCCCCCTACCGCGCCGTCGCCTGGCGCTTCGGCCTTCCGTCGCCGGATGCTGCGTGCCGTGCCTTCTACGAGGTCTGCAAGGCCATCACCGACCGGCTTGTTTCCCTCTTCGAGCTATCCTCTGACCTTCGCCGCGTCGTCCGGGGGTTCGAACAGCTGTCGCTCCCCAATTGCTGCGGCGTGCTTGGCTTTGCCCGATTCGCCGTGGAGGGCCCGTCCAGAGGAGGATCGGTGATCGCACAGGGTTTGGTCGATTCCGAAGGGAGGTTTCTCGACGTCTCCGTGGGATGGCATGGGTCAATGTTGCCGGCCCAGATCATAACCAGAACCAAGCTCTACAAAGCCCAGGCCTTGGTGCTGGGACTTGGTTCCCCGATAGAGCTCAATGGGGGTTCGGTGCCTCAGTATCTGTTGGGTGGCTCTTGCTGCCCTCTCCTCCCCCGGCTGCTGACACCATTCAGAGGGGTGGATTCGAGCTTGAATTCCTCTAAAGCTGCATCTTTTAACAATGTGCATGCTCACGGCATGGAGTTGGTGTACAGATCTTTCGGAAAGCTTCGTGCGCGGTGGCAGCTGCTTCAGACAAGTTGGAAGAAGGAGTGTGCCGACGCCCTGCCCTATGTGATCGTAGCTAGCTGTTTGCTTCACAACTTCCTTGTTAAATGTGGTGAGCCCATGGATGATGAGATTGATACGACAATGGGAGAGCTAGATTTTCCAGATTTCGAGGGGAAGGGTGATGAGGATGGAGAGAGGATCAGGGAAATGCTTGCCTCGCACCTGAGCTTGGTAAGCAGTGAATGA
- the LOC135674468 gene encoding protein ANTAGONIST OF LIKE HETEROCHROMATIN PROTEIN 1-like isoform X1 → MVNTKQKEMVGGTKRRSAAATTSSSPLPPSPSAAKKRKPQPTPFTSEELMPLLRLLASAISGPLRFLSSADHLLLPSQSLSLDSSIESAAFSLSGLLSLLPPDSFPLDPPPPHSPWFSRFVATFPADDRRWVESFRMSKLSFDGLLQSLSHSLQSDPSAAAAVPPDVKLGAALFRLAHAAPYRAVAWRFGLPSPDAACRAFYEVCKAITDRLVSLFELSSDLRRVVRGFEQLSLPNCCGVLGFARFAVEGPSRGGSVIAQGLVDSEGRFLDVSVGWHGSMLPAQIITRTKLYKAQALVLGLGSPIELNGGSVPQYLLGGSCCPLLPRLLTPFRGVDSSLNSSKAASFNNVHAHGMELVYRSFGKLRARWQLLQTSWKKECADALPYVIVASCLLHNFLVKCGEPMDDEIDTTMGELDFPDFEGKGDEDGERIREMLASHLSLVSSE, encoded by the exons ATGGTCAACACAAA ACAGAAGGAAATGGTCGGCGGCACCAAGCGACGCTCCGCCGCTGCTACCACCTCGTCCTCTCCCCTGCCGCCTTCGCCGTCCGCTGCTAAGAAGCGTAAGCCGCAGCCGACGCCTTTCACGTCCGAGGAGCTCATGCCGCTCTTACGCCTCCTCGCCTCGGCCATCTCCGGCCCCCTACGATTCCTCTCCTCCGccgaccacctcctcctcccctcccaaTCCCTTTCCCTCGACTCCTCCATCGAATCCGCCGCCTTCTCCCTCTCCGgactcctctccctcctccctcccGACTCGTTCCCCCTCGATCCTCCCCCTCCCCACTCCCCTTGGTTTTCCCGCTTCGTCGCTACCTTTCCCGCGGACGATCGCCGCTGGGTCGAGTCATTCCGCATGTCTAAGCTCTCCTTCGACGGCCTTCTCCAATCTCTGTCCCATTCCCTCCAATCCGACCCCTCCGCAGCCGCCGCCGTGCCCCCCGACGTCAAGCTCGGTGCCGCGTTGTTCCGCCTCGCCCACGCGGCCCCCTACCGCGCCGTCGCCTGGCGCTTCGGCCTTCCGTCGCCGGATGCTGCGTGCCGTGCCTTCTACGAGGTCTGCAAGGCCATCACCGACCGGCTTGTTTCCCTCTTCGAGCTATCCTCTGACCTTCGCCGCGTCGTCCGGGGGTTCGAACAGCTGTCGCTCCCCAATTGCTGCGGCGTGCTTGGCTTTGCCCGATTCGCCGTGGAGGGCCCGTCCAGAGGAGGATCGGTGATCGCACAGGGTTTGGTCGATTCCGAAGGGAGGTTTCTCGACGTCTCCGTGGGATGGCATGGGTCAATGTTGCCGGCCCAGATCATAACCAGAACCAAGCTCTACAAAGCCCAGGCCTTGGTGCTGGGACTTGGTTCCCCGATAGAGCTCAATGGGGGTTCGGTGCCTCAGTATCTGTTGGGTGGCTCTTGCTGCCCTCTCCTCCCCCGGCTGCTGACACCATTCAGAGGGGTGGATTCGAGCTTGAATTCCTCTAAAGCTGCATCTTTTAACAATGTGCATGCTCACGGCATGGAGTTGGTGTACAGATCTTTCGGAAAGCTTCGTGCGCGGTGGCAGCTGCTTCAGACAAGTTGGAAGAAGGAGTGTGCCGACGCCCTGCCCTATGTGATCGTAGCTAGCTGTTTGCTTCACAACTTCCTTGTTAAATGTGGTGAGCCCATGGATGATGAGATTGATACGACAATGGGAGAGCTAGATTTTCCAGATTTCGAGGGGAAGGGTGATGAGGATGGAGAGAGGATCAGGGAAATGCTTGCCTCGCACCTGAGCTTGGTAAGCAGTGAATGA